A genomic region of Chelmon rostratus isolate fCheRos1 chromosome 8, fCheRos1.pri, whole genome shotgun sequence contains the following coding sequences:
- the LOC121610916 gene encoding basic helix-loop-helix transcription factor scleraxis-like yields MTFAMLRTAPPAGRFLYGDIALLSEDDDDNGSEGSGSEERNTNTSNSAAFRLSSSSPSAFHIKVNRKRKLCGGVGGGGVDSEAMMGRHGPPHTSPTGEVRQRTAANARERDRTNSVNTAFTALRTLIPTEPADRKLSKIETLRLASSYISHLGNVLLLGEGLHDGQPCHAPSPPFFHVNSSPTRGSDQSAQPKHICTFCLSNQRKMNKDRDRKTAIRS; encoded by the exons ATGACATTCGCCATGCTGCGCACGGCGCCTCCTGCAGGCCGCTTCCTGTACGGCGACATCGCCCTCCTCTCCGAAGACGATGATGACAACGGGAGCGAGGGGTCGGGCTCCGAGGAGCGTAACACCAACACCTCCAACTCTGCTGCCTTCCGCCTGTCCTCCTCGTCGCCATCTGCCTTTCACATCAAGgtgaacaggaagaggaagctgtGCGGGGGAGTAGGGGGCGGAGGGGTAGATTCAGAGGCCATGATGGGAAGGCACGGCCCCCCGCACACTTCTCCCACCGGGGAGGTTCGCCAGAGGACCGCAGCCAACGCGCGGGAGAGGGATCGCACCAATTCTGTCAACACAGCATTCACGGCGCTGCGCACTCTCATCCCCACCGAGCCTGCAGACAG GAAGCTGTCGAAGATCGAGACGTTACGTCTGGCCAGCAGCTACATCAGTCATCTGGGGAACGTCTTGCTCCTGGGCGAGGGGCTTCATGACGGGCAGCCGTGCCACGCTCCCTCACCGCCGTTCTTCCACGTTAACTCCTCCCCCACCCGAGGATCTGACCAATCAGCCCAGCCAAAGCACATCTGTACTTTCTGCCTCAGCAACCAGAGGAAAATG aacaaagacagagacaggaagacggCCATCAGAAGTTAA